In Opitutaceae bacterium TAV5, one genomic interval encodes:
- a CDS encoding transposase: MRKTEHYVGLDVHKDTVMVAVADGGREGEVRLYGQISNDLHAIEKALRKIGSDGGALHVAYEAGPTGYVIYRRLMQLQIECVVVAASKTPVDKAARRKTDRRDAQMLARLHRAGELTAVHVPDAADEAMRDLTRARADAVHDLTRARQRLKSFLLRHGYRYSGKANWSEAHRRYLRELVLPLPGLKAVLEEYLLAISQCEDRVNRLEQLLELQAPLWRLYPAVEALMTLRGVQLVAAAVLVAELGDIRRFTHPRDLMAFLGLVPKEESSGQTRKLGSITKAGNAHARWILVEMVQHAWLPPKVSAHLSKRQEGQPVHRKELAWKVQLRLHSRAWHLSRRGVMKPKITVALAREMAGFVWAMLKTVDWDHMTRCA; this comes from the coding sequence ATGAGAAAGACAGAGCACTATGTTGGACTGGATGTCCACAAAGATACAGTGATGGTGGCGGTGGCCGATGGCGGCCGCGAGGGCGAGGTTCGCCTTTACGGGCAGATCAGCAATGATTTGCACGCCATAGAGAAGGCGTTAAGGAAGATCGGATCGGACGGCGGGGCATTGCACGTGGCCTACGAGGCGGGGCCGACCGGCTACGTGATTTATCGCCGGTTGATGCAATTACAGATTGAGTGCGTGGTGGTGGCTGCATCGAAGACGCCGGTGGACAAGGCGGCACGGCGCAAGACGGACCGCCGGGATGCACAGATGCTGGCGCGGTTGCACCGGGCCGGGGAGTTGACCGCCGTGCACGTGCCGGACGCGGCGGACGAAGCCATGCGCGATTTGACCCGGGCCAGGGCGGACGCGGTGCACGACCTGACGCGGGCCCGGCAGCGCCTCAAGTCGTTTTTGTTGCGTCATGGTTATCGTTACTCGGGCAAGGCGAACTGGAGTGAGGCGCACCGTCGGTATCTGCGAGAGCTGGTGTTGCCGTTGCCGGGGCTCAAGGCGGTGCTCGAGGAATACCTTTTGGCCATCAGTCAGTGCGAGGACCGGGTGAACCGGCTGGAGCAATTGCTGGAATTGCAGGCGCCCTTGTGGCGCTTGTATCCGGCGGTCGAGGCTCTGATGACGCTGCGTGGCGTTCAATTGGTCGCCGCAGCCGTGCTGGTCGCAGAGTTGGGCGATATACGCAGGTTTACTCATCCGCGTGACCTGATGGCGTTTCTTGGGCTAGTGCCCAAGGAGGAAAGCTCGGGGCAAACCCGCAAACTCGGTTCGATCACCAAGGCCGGCAACGCCCATGCGCGCTGGATACTGGTCGAAATGGTCCAGCACGCCTGGTTACCGCCCAAGGTCTCCGCGCACTTGTCCAAACGGCAGGAAGGCCAGCCCGTGCACAGAAAAGAATTGGCTTGGAAGGTCCAGTTGCGGCTGCACAGCCGCGCATGGCACCTGAGCCGGCGCGGCGTGATGAAGCCCAAAATCACCGTGGCCCTCGCTCGCGAAATGGCCGGCTTTGTCTGGGCCATGCTCAAAACCGTCGACTGGGATCATATGACTCGCTGCGCATAA
- a CDS encoding potassium transporter, whose product MTGDPAATPGKKALQLGLCLGALGVVFGDIGTSPLYTMKECMATLPPADRAEGVFGVLSLIFWALILVVCIKYIRYVLRADNRGEGGIFALLALSQVRQGKNDGNPPGAPAGDDSRDKKRHVIGPTLFVILFGAALLYGDSVITPAITVLSAVEGLRGVSSFFAGDDAQSRIVLITCVILAVLFRFQHKGTHVIGSIFGPVMLGWFLVIGLLGAWHLWDEPHILMALNPAYGIALLVSHPAGAATLLGSVVLAVTGAEALYADMGHFGRPAISRAWFLVALPGLLLNYFGQGANILKHLQRGADVVNPFFELVPPGLPRAALTLLSACAAVIASQAVISGAYSLTRSAIQLGYFPRLKVTHTSAELAGQIYVPLINTALAILSIGVVILFGTSDRLAAAYGIAVTGTMIVTTFAFFRVTRFRWHWPLWKSVGLCAGFFAIDAALFGSTLHKFMDGGWLPLGIALAVIAIMHTWKTGRNEIQERVYNGATMDLELSDIARSKNIVRVPGSAVFMVGTPKGTPLALLHHLKANKCLQQNVVLLTIITDEVPHVEEEERMTLELLGEGVWRATGRYGYMEQPNVAKICERIAHQGVPLNLRTTTFFFNREMIIGGGTARMFEWQKNLYAFLSRNARPVKDYYQILPTQIIEIGLPVQL is encoded by the coding sequence ATGACCGGCGATCCCGCTGCCACTCCAGGAAAGAAAGCTCTCCAGCTCGGACTCTGCCTCGGCGCGCTCGGCGTCGTCTTCGGCGACATCGGCACCAGCCCGCTCTACACCATGAAGGAGTGCATGGCCACCTTGCCGCCCGCGGATCGCGCGGAAGGCGTGTTTGGCGTCCTTTCCCTCATTTTCTGGGCTCTCATCCTCGTCGTCTGCATCAAGTACATTCGCTATGTGCTGCGGGCCGACAACCGCGGCGAAGGCGGCATCTTCGCCCTCCTCGCCCTCAGCCAGGTGCGCCAGGGCAAGAACGACGGCAACCCCCCCGGCGCCCCGGCCGGCGATGACAGCCGTGACAAAAAACGCCATGTCATCGGCCCGACCCTGTTCGTGATCCTTTTCGGTGCGGCGCTGCTCTACGGCGACAGCGTGATCACCCCCGCCATCACCGTGCTCAGCGCGGTGGAGGGTTTGCGCGGCGTGAGCAGTTTTTTTGCCGGTGACGATGCCCAGAGCCGCATCGTCCTCATCACCTGCGTGATTCTGGCCGTGCTGTTCCGCTTCCAGCACAAGGGCACCCACGTTATCGGCTCCATTTTCGGGCCGGTCATGCTCGGATGGTTTCTGGTCATCGGACTGCTCGGAGCCTGGCACCTGTGGGACGAGCCACATATTCTCATGGCGCTCAATCCCGCCTACGGCATCGCTCTTCTGGTCAGCCACCCGGCAGGCGCGGCCACGTTGCTCGGCTCCGTCGTGCTGGCCGTGACCGGCGCCGAGGCGCTCTACGCCGACATGGGGCACTTCGGCCGCCCTGCCATCTCGCGGGCCTGGTTCCTGGTCGCGTTGCCCGGGCTTCTGCTCAACTACTTCGGCCAGGGCGCCAATATCCTCAAGCACCTCCAGCGCGGAGCCGATGTGGTGAACCCGTTTTTCGAGCTCGTGCCCCCCGGCCTGCCGCGGGCCGCGCTCACGTTGCTCTCGGCCTGCGCCGCCGTCATCGCCAGCCAGGCCGTGATCTCGGGCGCCTATTCGCTGACACGCTCGGCCATCCAGCTCGGCTATTTCCCGCGCCTCAAGGTCACCCACACCAGCGCCGAGCTCGCCGGACAGATCTACGTGCCGCTCATCAACACCGCCCTCGCGATTCTCTCCATCGGCGTCGTCATCCTGTTCGGCACGAGCGACCGGCTGGCGGCAGCCTACGGCATCGCCGTCACGGGCACGATGATCGTCACGACATTCGCGTTTTTCCGCGTCACCCGTTTCCGCTGGCACTGGCCGCTGTGGAAATCGGTCGGACTGTGCGCCGGTTTCTTCGCCATCGACGCCGCGCTCTTCGGCTCGACGCTCCACAAGTTCATGGACGGCGGCTGGCTCCCCCTCGGCATCGCCCTGGCCGTCATCGCCATCATGCACACCTGGAAAACCGGACGAAACGAGATCCAGGAGCGCGTGTACAACGGAGCGACCATGGATCTCGAACTCTCCGATATCGCCAGGAGCAAGAATATCGTCCGCGTCCCCGGCTCCGCCGTCTTCATGGTGGGCACCCCCAAGGGCACCCCGCTCGCGCTCCTGCATCACCTCAAGGCCAACAAGTGCCTCCAGCAAAACGTCGTCCTCCTCACCATCATCACTGACGAGGTGCCGCACGTGGAAGAGGAGGAGCGCATGACCCTCGAACTCCTCGGCGAAGGCGTCTGGCGGGCCACCGGCCGTTACGGCTACATGGAGCAGCCCAATGTCGCGAAAATCTGTGAACGCATCGCCCACCAGGGCGTGCCGCTCAACCTCCGGACGACGACCTTCTTCTTCAACCGCGAGATGATCATCGGCGGCGGCACGGCGCGGATGTTCGAGTGGCAGAAAAATCTCTACGCCTTCCTCAGCCGCAACGCCCGTCCGGTAAAAGACTATTACCAGATCCTGCCGACCCAGATCATCGAGATCGGCCTGCCCGTGCAGTTGTAA
- a CDS encoding MFS transporter, giving the protein MTNQSLTPFPAGRRWTVAVAGTLLQTCLGTVYAWSYFQKPIMEQHGWKNEAVTWVFSLAICFLGLAAAWGGLQLKKGRTEPRAIAITGGLLFALGHLVTAAALWKSQLWLLLLGYGVIGGTGLGLAYVVPVATAARWFPDKKGLVTGMVVMGFGLGALLMSKVLAPLALRWFDGNLAVAFAAMGCVFAVLAPAAGAFMKNPPEHGDAGAEERESEGAKASAGPVTAAATAAAGDEGGWGKFGLLWLLFFCNIFVGISIISFQSPLLQDLLRIRNPDISAAQLASGGATLIACGAIFNGLGRFLWGAVSDRIGQSLAFTLMLGSQIAVFAVLPQVGSPLLFGGLVCYILLCYGGGFGAIPSYVLALFGEKRMALLYGMILTAWSAGGIAGPKFMAWLRDHRPADAAPVAFYCSAALLAGGLVLTFLPALGVQRPR; this is encoded by the coding sequence ATGACAAACCAATCCCTCACTCCCTTCCCGGCCGGCCGGCGATGGACCGTCGCCGTGGCCGGCACACTGCTCCAGACCTGCCTGGGCACGGTCTATGCCTGGAGCTATTTCCAGAAGCCGATCATGGAGCAGCACGGCTGGAAAAACGAAGCCGTGACCTGGGTGTTCAGCCTGGCGATCTGTTTTCTCGGACTGGCGGCAGCCTGGGGCGGCCTCCAGCTCAAGAAGGGCCGGACGGAACCGCGTGCCATCGCCATCACGGGCGGACTGCTGTTTGCGCTCGGGCATCTGGTGACGGCGGCGGCGTTGTGGAAAAGCCAGCTCTGGCTGCTGTTGCTCGGTTACGGCGTGATCGGCGGCACGGGGCTCGGGCTGGCCTACGTGGTGCCGGTGGCGACAGCGGCCCGCTGGTTTCCCGACAAGAAAGGGCTGGTCACGGGCATGGTGGTCATGGGCTTCGGGCTCGGGGCGCTGCTGATGAGCAAGGTGCTCGCGCCGCTCGCCCTGCGATGGTTTGACGGAAATCTCGCCGTGGCTTTTGCGGCCATGGGTTGCGTTTTTGCGGTGCTGGCGCCCGCCGCCGGCGCCTTCATGAAGAACCCACCGGAACACGGGGATGCGGGTGCGGAGGAACGGGAAAGCGAAGGGGCGAAAGCGTCTGCGGGACCGGTCACGGCTGCCGCGACGGCGGCGGCCGGAGATGAGGGAGGATGGGGAAAATTCGGGCTGCTGTGGCTTTTGTTTTTCTGCAACATTTTCGTCGGCATTTCGATCATCAGCTTCCAGTCGCCGCTGCTGCAGGATCTGTTGCGTATCCGGAATCCGGATATCAGCGCGGCGCAGCTTGCGTCGGGCGGGGCGACGCTGATCGCCTGCGGGGCGATTTTCAACGGCCTCGGGCGTTTCCTGTGGGGAGCGGTGTCGGACCGCATCGGGCAATCGCTGGCATTCACGCTGATGCTGGGGAGCCAGATCGCCGTGTTTGCGGTGCTGCCGCAGGTGGGGTCGCCGTTGCTGTTCGGGGGGCTGGTCTGCTACATCCTGCTGTGCTACGGCGGCGGTTTCGGGGCGATCCCGTCGTATGTGCTGGCGCTGTTCGGGGAGAAGCGGATGGCGTTGTTATACGGGATGATTCTCACGGCCTGGTCGGCGGGAGGCATTGCGGGGCCGAAGTTCATGGCGTGGCTGCGCGACCATCGCCCGGCGGATGCGGCGCCGGTGGCGTTTTATTGCAGCGCGGCGCTCCTCGCGGGAGGGCTCGTCCTGACGTTCCTGCCGGCGCTGGGCGTGCAACGTCCGCGCTGA
- a CDS encoding Ribosomal small subunit Rsm22, protein MNSPESGSPPSSLPPLDWEALDRLRAGFLSGAAANGPYWKTEHDLASYDATYGERIGWKWDAVLHELCVRHWRPPAGGVLLDWGCGSGIAGRRVLAAFGPDSFAGVRVWDHSPLARRFALDRARERFPGMADVGEWSGEGACAADGPLVLVVSHVINELSPADRTALLALAARAAAVIWVEPGTHADSRALAAVRDALLKTANSGNGNNGGDGSSAPPRIVAPCTHREACPLFQAENERHWCHFFASPPAGVQNDSEWVRFGQRAGIDLRSLPYSFLVLDRPALSPAGACSGAKGGEGGTEAAGSIAADVEGAARVLGRPEVFKGYARMLSCEASGLVELELQKRADPQLLKELSRRPGIPLFRWEHDGRRITRAERIGERRFS, encoded by the coding sequence ATGAATTCCCCTGAATCCGGTTCTCCCCCGTCTTCGCTCCCGCCACTCGACTGGGAGGCGCTGGACCGGTTGCGCGCCGGATTTCTCTCCGGCGCGGCGGCGAACGGGCCGTACTGGAAAACGGAACACGATCTGGCGTCCTACGATGCCACGTATGGCGAGCGCATCGGCTGGAAGTGGGATGCCGTGCTGCACGAACTCTGCGTCCGCCACTGGCGTCCGCCTGCCGGTGGCGTGTTGCTCGACTGGGGTTGCGGGAGCGGGATCGCCGGGCGGCGGGTGCTTGCGGCGTTCGGACCGGACTCTTTTGCGGGCGTGCGCGTGTGGGACCATTCGCCGCTGGCGCGACGCTTCGCCCTCGACCGGGCGCGCGAGCGGTTTCCCGGAATGGCCGATGTTGGCGAATGGAGTGGCGAGGGGGCCTGCGCCGCCGACGGTCCGCTGGTGCTCGTCGTGAGCCATGTCATCAACGAGCTTTCGCCGGCCGACCGGACCGCGCTGCTGGCTCTCGCCGCCCGGGCCGCCGCCGTGATCTGGGTGGAGCCGGGCACCCATGCGGACAGCCGTGCGCTCGCGGCAGTGCGCGACGCCTTGCTGAAGACTGCCAACAGCGGCAACGGTAACAACGGCGGCGACGGCAGCAGCGCCCCGCCGCGGATCGTCGCGCCCTGCACGCATCGCGAGGCGTGCCCGCTTTTCCAGGCGGAAAACGAACGCCACTGGTGTCATTTTTTCGCCTCTCCTCCGGCCGGAGTGCAGAACGATTCGGAATGGGTCCGTTTCGGCCAGCGGGCGGGCATCGATTTGCGGAGTCTGCCGTATTCGTTTCTGGTGCTCGACCGGCCGGCCCTGTCGCCCGCCGGTGCCTGCTCCGGTGCAAAGGGGGGGGAGGGGGGGACCGAAGCCGCCGGGTCGATCGCGGCGGATGTCGAGGGCGCCGCCCGCGTGCTCGGTCGCCCCGAGGTGTTTAAGGGTTATGCGCGGATGCTTTCGTGCGAGGCCTCCGGGCTTGTGGAGCTGGAATTGCAGAAACGCGCCGATCCGCAGTTGTTGAAGGAGTTGTCACGGCGACCGGGCATCCCGCTGTTTCGCTGGGAGCATGATGGCCGGCGCATCACGCGGGCGGAACGCATCGGGGAGCGGAGGTTTTCCTGA
- a CDS encoding nucleoside diphosphate kinase has protein sequence MEKTFIICKPDCMAKKHVGDVIARFEKAGFEIVAARLIRLTPALLREHYAHVASKPFYPEIEAFMSQRPVLTLVLKGENVVAKVRDLLGPTDSTKAAKGTIRGDFGENMMVNVVHASDSVANGEIEIARFFKPEEVLG, from the coding sequence ATGGAAAAAACATTCATCATCTGTAAACCGGACTGCATGGCGAAGAAGCATGTGGGCGATGTGATCGCCCGCTTCGAAAAAGCCGGCTTCGAGATCGTCGCCGCCAGGTTGATCCGGCTGACGCCCGCGCTGCTGCGCGAGCATTATGCGCACGTCGCATCGAAGCCGTTTTATCCGGAGATCGAGGCGTTCATGAGCCAGCGTCCGGTGCTCACCCTCGTGCTCAAGGGGGAAAACGTCGTGGCGAAGGTGCGCGACCTGCTCGGCCCGACCGATTCCACCAAGGCGGCCAAGGGCACGATCCGCGGTGACTTCGGCGAGAACATGATGGTCAACGTCGTGCATGCCTCCGACAGCGTCGCGAACGGCGAGATCGAGATCGCCCGTTTCTTCAAGCCCGAGGAAGTGCTCGGCTGA
- a CDS encoding glucan biosynthesis protein G, with product MTTSGPRLLFSRLAACVLFAGCLLLLPSAARAAIEKAEITFDTIRELAARRAASAWKAPDVELPSGLAALDYDQNRKIRFIPEKALWREENLPFNLQLFHRTSARRERVTISEFSPTHVQDIPFIREFFDYGDLKNLGWIRSSLGYAGFRIHYPLNRPEVYDELLVFLGASYFRALGAGQIYGLSARGLAVDTGIIGQPEEFPMFTDFWLGKPKPGAKTLTIYAILDSRSVAGAYEFIVTPGKPTVIDVRTELRFRSAVELPGIAPLTSMFWFGENTDRPAGEPRPEVHDSDGLFVEDKNTHAWRPLSNPRIIVSTDIALDNPVRFGLLQRDRAVSSYEDFEALYHQRPSVWIEPKGDWGRGKVRLVELPTGDEYADNIVAFWVPESKPLPGRPVLYSYRMTWALSEPKADPPLAHVAATRTGALPGDAQGRLIWVDFAGGQLEGIEADKITAKVEASAGGKILSQTLVRHPGLKGWRVVLQVERGPELANDGTIELRCQLLNGYDPLSETWLYSWTP from the coding sequence GTGACAACTTCCGGTCCACGACTCCTCTTTTCCCGCCTCGCCGCCTGCGTCCTGTTCGCCGGATGTCTGCTGCTGCTCCCCTCTGCGGCGCGCGCCGCCATCGAGAAAGCGGAAATCACCTTCGACACCATCCGCGAACTCGCCGCCAGACGCGCGGCCAGCGCGTGGAAGGCTCCCGACGTCGAACTGCCTTCCGGCCTGGCCGCCCTCGATTACGACCAGAACCGCAAAATCCGCTTCATCCCCGAAAAGGCCCTCTGGCGCGAGGAGAACCTCCCCTTCAATCTTCAGCTGTTCCACCGCACCAGCGCGCGGCGTGAACGCGTCACCATCAGCGAATTCAGCCCCACGCACGTGCAGGACATCCCGTTCATCCGGGAGTTTTTCGACTACGGCGACCTGAAGAACCTTGGCTGGATCCGCTCCTCGCTCGGCTACGCGGGTTTCCGCATCCATTACCCGCTCAATCGTCCCGAGGTTTACGACGAGCTGCTCGTGTTTCTCGGCGCGAGCTACTTCCGCGCTCTCGGCGCCGGCCAGATCTACGGCCTCTCCGCCCGCGGCCTCGCCGTCGACACCGGCATCATCGGCCAGCCCGAGGAGTTTCCCATGTTCACCGATTTCTGGCTCGGCAAGCCCAAACCCGGCGCGAAAACCCTCACGATCTACGCCATCCTCGACAGCCGCAGCGTCGCCGGCGCCTACGAATTTATCGTCACCCCCGGCAAGCCCACCGTCATCGACGTGCGCACCGAGCTGCGTTTTCGCTCCGCCGTGGAACTCCCCGGCATCGCCCCGCTGACCAGCATGTTCTGGTTTGGCGAAAACACCGACCGGCCCGCCGGCGAACCCCGCCCCGAGGTGCACGATTCCGACGGCCTGTTCGTCGAGGACAAGAACACCCACGCCTGGCGTCCGCTCTCCAACCCGCGCATCATCGTCTCCACCGACATCGCTCTCGACAACCCCGTGCGCTTCGGCCTCCTCCAGCGCGACCGCGCCGTGTCGAGCTACGAGGACTTCGAGGCGCTTTATCACCAGCGTCCCTCCGTCTGGATCGAACCGAAAGGCGACTGGGGCCGCGGCAAGGTCCGCCTCGTCGAGCTGCCCACCGGCGACGAGTACGCCGACAACATCGTCGCCTTCTGGGTCCCCGAATCGAAACCCCTCCCCGGCCGGCCCGTCCTCTACAGCTACCGGATGACGTGGGCGCTCTCCGAGCCGAAGGCCGATCCTCCCCTCGCCCACGTCGCCGCCACGCGCACCGGCGCCCTCCCCGGCGATGCGCAGGGCCGGCTCATCTGGGTGGATTTTGCGGGCGGCCAGCTCGAAGGCATCGAGGCCGACAAGATCACCGCCAAGGTCGAGGCCTCCGCCGGAGGCAAGATTCTCAGCCAGACACTCGTCCGCCACCCCGGCCTCAAGGGCTGGCGCGTGGTCCTCCAGGTCGAGCGCGGCCCCGAACTCGCCAACGACGGCACCATCGAGCTCCGCTGCCAGCTTCTCAACGGCTACGATCCTCTCAGCGAGACGTGGCTCTATTCATGGACACCGTAA